One segment of Macrotis lagotis isolate mMagLag1 chromosome 1, bilby.v1.9.chrom.fasta, whole genome shotgun sequence DNA contains the following:
- the LOC141513958 gene encoding translationally-controlled tumor protein-like, producing MIIYRDLISHDEMFSDIYKFWEIANGLCLEVEGKMVSRTEGTIDNSLISGNTSAEGPEGEGTDATVITGVDVVINHHLQETSFTKESYKKYIKDYMKSIKGRLEENKPDRVKPFMMGAAEQIKHILANFKNYQFFIGENINPDGMVALLDFREAGVTPYMIFFKDGLEMEKC from the coding sequence ATGATCATCTACCGGGACCTCATCAGCCATGATGAGATGTTCTCTGACATTTACAAGTTCTGGGAGATCGCGAATGGGTTGTGCCTGGAGGTGGAGGGGAAGATGGTCAGTAGGACAGAGGGTACCATTGATAATTCACTCATCAGTGGAAATACCTCTGCTGAAGGTCCTGAGGGTGAAGGAACAGATGCCACCGTAATCACTGGAGTTGATGTAGTAATAAACCATCATCTGCAAGAAACTAGTTTCACAAAAGAGTCCTACAAAAAGTACATCAAAGACTACATGAAATCAATCAAAGGCAGACTTGAAGAAAACAAGCCAGATAGAGTAAAACCTTTTATGATGGGAGCTGCAGAACAAATCAAGCATATCCttgctaattttaaaaactatcagtTCTTCATAGGTGAAAACATAAATCCAGATGGCATGGTGGCTCTCCTGGACTTCCGTGAGGCTGGTGTGACCCCATATATGATTTTCTTTAAGGATGgtttagaaatggagaaatgttaa